The proteins below come from a single Isoptericola dokdonensis DS-3 genomic window:
- a CDS encoding class F sortase, which produces MPRRRAAVVLAAGLLLGGGTAVAVGLVTQQDAPAPVPAAGAGASVAATGPAPQPTDRRVPGPSPGAGGEPSPQGSASASAQPAQPALPVRVRVPAIDVDSRLLHLGLAEDGTVEVPAGDDVDRAAWFDGSPRPGAEGPSVLEGHVDSPNGPSVFYRLSDLDAGDRVHVDREDGSTVTFVVDRVEQYAKAEFPTRKVYANTDGPALRLITCGGAWDAAVGHYTDNTVVYAHEA; this is translated from the coding sequence ATGCCGCGCCGACGTGCGGCCGTCGTTCTCGCCGCCGGGCTGCTGCTCGGCGGCGGGACGGCGGTCGCCGTCGGGCTGGTGACGCAGCAGGACGCCCCGGCGCCGGTCCCCGCGGCCGGCGCCGGGGCGTCCGTCGCCGCGACCGGCCCGGCCCCCCAACCCACCGACCGGCGCGTCCCCGGACCGAGTCCCGGAGCCGGTGGGGAACCGTCACCGCAGGGGTCGGCCTCGGCGTCGGCGCAGCCCGCGCAGCCCGCCCTGCCCGTCCGGGTCCGGGTGCCGGCGATCGACGTCGACTCGAGGCTGCTGCACCTGGGTCTCGCCGAGGACGGCACCGTGGAGGTGCCGGCGGGCGACGACGTCGACCGGGCCGCCTGGTTCGACGGGTCGCCCCGGCCCGGCGCCGAGGGCCCCTCGGTGCTGGAGGGTCACGTCGACAGCCCGAACGGCCCGTCCGTGTTCTACCGGCTCTCCGACCTCGACGCGGGCGACCGGGTCCACGTGGACCGCGAGGACGGCAGCACCGTCACGTTCGTCGTCGACCGGGTCGAGCAGTACGCCAAGGCCGAGTTCCCCACGCGGAAGGTCTACGCCAACACCGACGGCCCCGCGCTGCGCCTCATCACCTGCGGTGGGGCCTGGGACGCCGCGGTGGGGCACTACACCGACAACACCGTCGTCTACGCCCACGAGGCGTGA
- the pntB gene encoding Re/Si-specific NAD(P)(+) transhydrogenase subunit beta, whose translation MTVLSAVQATYVIAGVLFILSLAGLSKQESARRGNVLGILGMALAIVATIALALETSERPWQVTAALILVVLLVGAGVGTWRVRRVEMTQMPELIALLHSFVGLAAVLVGFGSFLTSDHAETVHLVEVYLGVLIGAVTFTGSIVANLKLSARIRSAPLTLPGRNWLNLAMLVVSAVLLAWFLDAARGGADGAALTALVLMTLVALALGWHLVASIGGGDMPVVVSMLNSYSGWAAAAAGFMLGNDLLIITGALVGSSGAILSYLMCQAMNRSFVSVILGGFGAETGTVAAQGVDGEHRETFPAEVAELLTAARSVAIVPGYGMAVAKAQYPVADLTEKLRARGVEVRFGIHPVAGRLPGHMNVLLAEAKVPYDVVLGMDEINGDLPATDVVLVIGANDTVNPAAQDDPGSPIAGMPVLEVWKARDVVVFKRSMATGYAGVQNPLFFRENTAMLFGDAKDQVEKIIQSL comes from the coding sequence ATGACGGTCCTGTCGGCCGTGCAGGCCACCTACGTGATCGCCGGCGTGCTGTTCATCCTGTCGCTCGCGGGCCTGTCGAAGCAGGAGTCCGCCCGCCGGGGCAACGTGCTCGGGATCCTCGGCATGGCGCTGGCGATCGTCGCCACCATCGCCCTCGCCCTCGAGACCTCCGAGCGGCCGTGGCAGGTCACGGCCGCCCTGATCCTCGTGGTGCTGCTCGTCGGCGCCGGGGTCGGGACGTGGCGGGTCCGGCGCGTCGAGATGACGCAGATGCCCGAGCTCATCGCGCTGCTGCACTCGTTCGTCGGCCTCGCCGCCGTGCTCGTCGGGTTCGGGTCGTTCCTGACCTCCGACCACGCCGAGACCGTGCACCTGGTCGAGGTGTACCTCGGCGTGCTCATCGGTGCCGTCACGTTCACCGGGTCCATCGTGGCGAACCTCAAGCTCTCCGCGCGGATCCGCTCCGCGCCGCTGACGCTCCCGGGGCGCAACTGGCTCAACCTCGCGATGCTGGTCGTCTCCGCCGTGCTGCTCGCCTGGTTCCTCGACGCCGCCCGCGGCGGCGCCGACGGCGCCGCGCTCACCGCGCTCGTGCTCATGACGCTCGTCGCGCTCGCGCTCGGCTGGCACCTCGTGGCGTCCATCGGCGGCGGGGACATGCCCGTCGTCGTGTCGATGCTCAACTCGTACTCGGGGTGGGCCGCGGCCGCGGCCGGGTTCATGCTCGGCAACGACCTGCTCATCATCACCGGCGCCCTCGTGGGATCCTCCGGTGCGATCCTGTCCTACCTCATGTGCCAGGCGATGAACCGCTCGTTCGTCTCGGTGATCCTCGGCGGGTTCGGGGCCGAGACCGGCACCGTCGCCGCGCAGGGCGTCGACGGCGAGCACCGCGAGACGTTCCCCGCCGAGGTCGCCGAGCTGCTCACCGCGGCCCGGTCCGTGGCGATCGTGCCCGGCTACGGCATGGCCGTCGCCAAGGCGCAGTACCCCGTCGCCGACCTCACCGAGAAGCTGCGGGCGCGGGGCGTGGAGGTGCGCTTCGGCATCCACCCCGTGGCCGGCCGGCTGCCCGGCCACATGAACGTCCTGCTCGCCGAGGCGAAGGTGCCGTACGACGTCGTGCTCGGCATGGACGAGATCAACGGCGACCTGCCCGCCACCGACGTCGTGCTCGTCATCGGCGCCAACGACACCGTCAACCCGGCCGCCCAGGACGACCCCGGGTCACCCATCGCGGGCATGCCCGTGCTGGAGGTCTGGAAGGCCCGCGACGTCGTCGTGTTCAAGCGGTCCATGGCCACGGGGTACGCGGGCGTGCAGAACCCGCTGTTCTTCCGCGAGAACACCGCGATGCTGTTCGGGGACGCCAAGGACCAGGTGGAGAAGATCATCCAGTCCCTCTGA
- a CDS encoding NAD-dependent epimerase/dehydratase family protein, whose translation MRILVLGGSVFLSRAVVADAVARGHDVLAVTRGRSGEVPAGARHVVADRDEPLPPDLVAERFDAVVDVGRYPSHVRRAVAAWPDARWVFVSTISVYADDADPAGPGDGRLHPARHDDVPLAQEPEAYGPMKVACEEVVRAGAADAVVVRPGLIVGPGDPTGRFTSWPARLRRLADDPAGAADVLAPGSPDALVQVVDVRDLAVWVVDLAGTTTPGTFDAVGPVQPFGRFLDAVARGCGVVPRWRWVDDATLAAHDVRPWGGPRSVALWLPRPAFDGMLAHDAAPAVAAGLDPRPVEDTARDVLAWLHADPDAPVTGLSDAEEADVLRAVGA comes from the coding sequence ATGCGGATCCTGGTGCTGGGTGGTTCGGTGTTCCTGTCCCGGGCGGTCGTGGCCGACGCCGTCGCGCGGGGTCACGACGTCCTCGCGGTGACCCGCGGGCGGTCGGGCGAGGTGCCCGCGGGGGCGCGGCACGTCGTCGCGGACCGGGACGAGCCGCTGCCGCCGGACCTGGTCGCCGAGCGGTTCGACGCCGTGGTGGACGTGGGGCGGTACCCCTCGCACGTGCGCCGTGCGGTGGCGGCGTGGCCGGACGCCCGCTGGGTGTTCGTCTCCACGATCAGCGTCTACGCGGACGACGCCGACCCGGCCGGGCCGGGCGACGGACGGCTCCACCCGGCGCGGCACGACGACGTCCCCCTCGCGCAGGAGCCCGAGGCCTACGGCCCGATGAAGGTGGCCTGCGAGGAGGTCGTGCGGGCGGGTGCGGCCGACGCCGTCGTGGTGCGGCCCGGGCTGATCGTCGGCCCGGGCGACCCGACCGGCCGGTTCACCTCGTGGCCCGCGCGCCTGCGCCGCCTGGCCGACGACCCGGCGGGCGCCGCAGACGTGCTCGCCCCCGGGTCGCCCGACGCCCTCGTGCAGGTGGTCGACGTCCGCGACCTCGCCGTCTGGGTCGTGGACCTCGCGGGGACCACCACCCCGGGCACCTTCGACGCCGTCGGCCCCGTGCAGCCGTTCGGCCGGTTCCTCGACGCCGTGGCCCGCGGGTGCGGCGTCGTGCCGCGGTGGCGCTGGGTCGACGACGCGACGCTGGCCGCGCACGACGTCCGGCCCTGGGGAGGGCCGCGGTCGGTGGCGCTGTGGCTGCCGCGCCCCGCCTTCGACGGGATGCTCGCCCACGACGCCGCACCCGCCGTCGCGGCGGGGCTCGACCCACGTCCCGTCGAGGACACCGCGCGGGACGTCCTCGCGTGGTTGCACGCCGATCCCGACGCGCCGGTCACGGGGCTGTCGGACGCCGAGGAGGCCGACGTGCTGCGGGCCGTCGGGGCCTGA
- a CDS encoding CHRD domain-containing protein: MKARTRTSLAAPALALAGLLAVAGPASADDGTAQGELTPVPLNGVDGSGDAMVWVDGTTLNVEFAASGLLAGSPHAAHLHYGEDAANQCPVESDDADGSGTITTTEGIPSYGSVQVSLTTEGDTSADSALAVDRFDTAEGGEIDYQRGQIEVTQDLADDILAGDVALVVHGVDHDGSGAYDGDTESDLDPSLPAEATDPALCGILTASQMDQMPTGGVQTGTGGTAGIENAGLLAAGGVALLAGAGLTAGLAVRRRRADQDA, translated from the coding sequence ATGAAGGCACGCACCCGTACCTCCCTCGCCGCCCCCGCTCTCGCGCTCGCCGGTCTGCTCGCGGTCGCCGGGCCGGCCTCGGCCGACGACGGCACCGCCCAGGGAGAGCTCACGCCGGTGCCCCTCAACGGGGTCGACGGCTCCGGCGACGCCATGGTCTGGGTCGACGGCACGACGCTCAACGTCGAGTTCGCGGCGTCCGGCCTGCTGGCCGGCAGCCCGCACGCGGCCCACCTGCACTACGGCGAGGACGCCGCGAACCAGTGCCCCGTCGAGAGCGACGACGCCGACGGCTCCGGCACGATCACCACCACCGAGGGCATCCCGTCCTACGGGTCGGTCCAGGTGTCGTTGACCACCGAGGGCGACACCTCGGCGGACTCCGCCCTCGCGGTCGACCGGTTCGACACGGCCGAGGGTGGCGAGATCGACTACCAGCGCGGCCAGATCGAGGTCACGCAGGACCTCGCCGACGACATCCTCGCGGGTGACGTCGCGCTCGTCGTGCACGGCGTCGACCACGACGGCTCCGGCGCCTACGACGGCGACACGGAGTCCGACCTGGACCCGTCGCTGCCGGCCGAGGCCACCGACCCGGCGCTGTGCGGCATCCTCACCGCCTCGCAGATGGACCAGATGCCCACCGGTGGTGTCCAGACGGGTACCGGCGGCACGGCCGGCATCGAGAACGCCGGCCTCCTCGCGGCCGGCGGGGTCGCGCTGCTCGCCGGCGCAGGCCTGACCGCCGGTCTGGCCGTGCGTCGTCGTCGCGCGGACCAGGACGCCTGA
- a CDS encoding pyridoxine/pyridoxamine 5'-phosphate oxidase: MRDRLRALPVLPAGLPGWDVPDVGALPADPRTLFEEWFVESQEAGTRAPHATTLSTVDADGAARARTVLLTDVTAAGWWFAGHASSPKGRQLAAEPRAALTFLWRESGSQVRVSGPVTPHPDEGAADFRRRSAASRASGLVGRQSEVLGSLAEHRAAWAVALERASADLDLVAPGWTAWCLDADEVELWRTGDGTGQTRVRYRRAGDAWVRELLWP, encoded by the coding sequence ATGCGCGACCGGCTGCGTGCCCTGCCCGTCCTGCCCGCCGGGCTGCCCGGCTGGGACGTCCCCGACGTCGGCGCCCTGCCGGCGGACCCTCGGACCCTGTTCGAGGAGTGGTTCGTCGAGTCGCAGGAGGCCGGGACCCGTGCGCCGCACGCGACGACCCTGTCGACGGTCGACGCCGACGGTGCGGCCCGGGCCCGCACGGTGCTCCTCACCGACGTCACCGCCGCGGGCTGGTGGTTCGCCGGGCACGCCTCGAGCCCGAAGGGACGGCAGCTGGCGGCCGAGCCGCGGGCCGCGCTGACGTTCCTGTGGCGGGAGTCGGGCAGCCAGGTGCGGGTGTCGGGTCCGGTGACGCCCCACCCGGACGAGGGGGCGGCGGACTTCCGTCGGCGGTCGGCCGCGTCCCGCGCCTCGGGGCTCGTGGGTCGGCAGAGCGAGGTGCTCGGGTCGCTCGCGGAGCATCGCGCGGCGTGGGCGGTCGCGCTGGAGCGGGCGAGCGCGGACCTCGACCTCGTCGCGCCGGGCTGGACGGCCTGGTGCCTCGACGCCGACGAGGTCGAGCTCTGGCGCACGGGCGACGGCACAGGTCAGACGCGGGTGCGCTACCGTCGGGCGGGCGACGCGTGGGTCCGCGAGCTCCTGTGGCCTTGA
- a CDS encoding DUF2599 domain-containing protein, which translates to MPRSTVRRPRPAPTRATILGRAMVGVLAAALLTGCDAAAPGPAEAASPSAPPTPTPTPTAPDARPFPAPSAPAPTPAVVRAGAVELALPADAPTDRTGDGAVEITLDPATGDPATTLTLRSAGTFTLHPDGSATIADDGTAVGGLSAPAGTARFHLLAPDTLEVSADAETATTLGTSGVVSARWGDREGGDSLAVDATAWARHAGQAGVDVVWAELVAADAGVDTATMHDQLVCHALGAPDKDTWNLEPWRPDVGLVQVLAARCNPTG; encoded by the coding sequence GTGCCCCGGTCCACCGTTCGACGACCACGCCCCGCACCGACCCGTGCCACGATCCTCGGCCGCGCGATGGTCGGGGTGCTGGCCGCCGCGCTCCTGACGGGCTGCGACGCCGCCGCGCCCGGACCGGCCGAGGCCGCCTCGCCGTCCGCCCCGCCCACGCCCACGCCCACGCCGACGGCGCCGGACGCCCGGCCCTTCCCCGCGCCCAGCGCGCCGGCGCCCACCCCGGCCGTCGTGCGCGCGGGCGCCGTCGAGCTCGCCCTGCCGGCCGACGCCCCGACCGACCGCACGGGCGACGGTGCGGTCGAGATCACCCTCGACCCGGCCACCGGCGACCCGGCCACGACGCTCACCCTGCGGTCGGCCGGCACGTTCACCCTCCACCCGGACGGCTCGGCGACGATCGCCGACGACGGCACCGCCGTGGGCGGGCTGAGCGCCCCGGCCGGCACCGCACGCTTCCACCTCCTCGCCCCGGACACCCTGGAGGTCTCCGCCGACGCGGAGACCGCCACGACGCTCGGCACGTCCGGCGTGGTGAGCGCGCGCTGGGGCGACCGCGAGGGCGGCGACTCCCTCGCCGTCGACGCCACGGCGTGGGCGCGGCACGCGGGGCAGGCCGGGGTCGACGTCGTCTGGGCGGAGCTCGTGGCCGCCGACGCGGGCGTCGACACGGCGACGATGCACGACCAGCTCGTCTGCCACGCCCTCGGCGCCCCGGACAAGGACACGTGGAACCTCGAGCCGTGGCGGCCGGACGTCGGGCTCGTCCAGGTGCTGGCCGCGCGCTGCAACCCGACCGGCTGA
- a CDS encoding siderophore-interacting protein, with the protein MSGYNGRKPIEPHVLLAEVVGTKQVSGHMMRVTFGGEGLERLTAVGYDQWFRLFLQREGSDAMRLPTRTSGLGWYAQYLTTPKARRPWVRSYTIRAARPDLREIDVDFVLHGAHGHEGAGEPGPASTFAATARSGDTVGILDQGVGFNPRHAHDWTLLVADESGLPAVAGICEALPDAARGIAVVEVPSAADRQDFRTPAGIEVRWVERDQVDPAAVPGAAALDAVRGLTHLDGNVYSFSVGESSLATGVRRHLVGERGVPKTHADFAGYWKHGRVAAS; encoded by the coding sequence GTGAGCGGATACAACGGACGCAAGCCGATCGAGCCGCACGTCCTCCTGGCCGAGGTCGTGGGCACCAAGCAGGTGTCGGGCCACATGATGCGCGTGACGTTCGGCGGCGAGGGCCTGGAACGTCTCACCGCCGTCGGGTACGACCAGTGGTTCCGCCTCTTCCTGCAGCGCGAGGGCAGCGACGCCATGCGGCTGCCGACCCGCACCTCGGGCCTGGGGTGGTACGCCCAGTACCTCACGACGCCGAAGGCGCGCCGTCCGTGGGTGCGCAGCTACACGATCCGCGCGGCACGGCCGGACCTGCGCGAGATCGACGTCGACTTCGTGCTGCACGGCGCGCACGGCCACGAGGGCGCCGGCGAGCCCGGGCCGGCGTCGACGTTCGCGGCCACGGCCCGCTCCGGCGACACCGTGGGCATCCTCGACCAGGGCGTCGGCTTCAACCCGCGGCACGCCCACGACTGGACGCTGCTCGTGGCCGACGAGTCCGGGCTCCCGGCCGTCGCCGGCATCTGCGAGGCCCTGCCCGACGCCGCGCGCGGCATCGCCGTCGTCGAGGTCCCCTCCGCCGCCGACCGGCAGGACTTCCGCACCCCTGCGGGAATCGAGGTGCGCTGGGTCGAGCGTGACCAGGTGGACCCCGCCGCCGTCCCCGGCGCGGCCGCCCTCGACGCAGTGCGCGGGCTCACGCATCTCGACGGCAACGTGTACTCCTTCTCCGTGGGGGAGTCGAGCCTCGCCACCGGCGTGCGCCGCCACCTCGTGGGCGAGCGCGGCGTCCCCAAGACGCACGCCGACTTCGCCGGCTACTGGAAGCACGGGCGCGTCGCGGCGAGCTGA
- a CDS encoding NADP-dependent oxidoreductase: MRAITYSRFGGADVLELTEQPDPHPGPDTVVVRVRAASVNPVDWKIREGYLQGLIDTQLPAVPGWDVAGVVEQVGLDTPELQVGDEVYGYVRKDVVQGGTFAELVAAPVRTLARKPAMLSFAEAAAVPLAGLTAYQTIERSGVREGQTVLVHAAAGGVGIFAVQIAKARGARVIGTASAGNHEYLRGLGVEPVEYGEGLADRVRALAPRGVDVALDYVGGDAVAVSAEVLAPGGVITSIADPAARTEHGGIYAWVRPSTADLEALGALADEGVLTVEVAQTFDLADAADAHRASEAGHVRGKIVVTV, encoded by the coding sequence ATGCGAGCCATCACCTACAGCCGCTTCGGCGGCGCCGACGTCCTCGAGCTGACCGAGCAGCCGGACCCGCACCCCGGGCCCGACACGGTGGTGGTGCGGGTGCGCGCCGCCTCCGTCAACCCCGTCGACTGGAAGATCCGCGAGGGGTACCTCCAGGGCCTCATCGACACGCAGCTCCCGGCGGTGCCGGGCTGGGACGTCGCGGGCGTCGTGGAGCAGGTCGGCCTGGACACCCCCGAGCTCCAGGTGGGCGACGAGGTCTACGGGTACGTGCGCAAGGACGTGGTGCAGGGCGGCACCTTCGCCGAGCTGGTCGCGGCGCCGGTGCGCACCCTGGCCCGCAAGCCCGCGATGCTGAGCTTCGCCGAGGCCGCCGCCGTGCCGCTGGCAGGGCTGACGGCTTACCAGACCATCGAGCGGTCGGGCGTGCGGGAGGGGCAGACGGTCCTGGTGCACGCCGCCGCCGGGGGCGTCGGCATCTTCGCCGTGCAGATCGCGAAGGCCCGCGGGGCGCGCGTCATCGGCACCGCCTCGGCGGGCAACCACGAGTACCTGCGCGGGCTGGGCGTCGAGCCCGTCGAGTACGGCGAGGGTCTCGCGGACCGCGTCCGCGCCCTGGCGCCGCGCGGCGTCGACGTCGCGCTGGACTACGTGGGCGGGGACGCCGTCGCCGTGAGCGCCGAGGTGCTGGCGCCGGGCGGCGTCATCACGTCCATCGCCGACCCGGCCGCCCGCACCGAGCACGGCGGGATCTACGCCTGGGTCCGCCCGTCCACCGCGGACCTGGAGGCGCTCGGCGCGCTCGCTGACGAGGGCGTGCTGACGGTCGAGGTGGCGCAGACCTTCGACCTGGCGGACGCCGCCGACGCCCACCGCGCGAGCGAGGCCGGGCACGTGCGCGGAAAGATCGTCGTCACCGTCTGA
- a CDS encoding ketopantoate reductase family protein, producing the protein MSNAATAGPPAAPGPLAVVGPGAVGCLVAAFLHRAGADVVLVGRPRTVGRLRDGLRVDTDRYGSWTATVPATTEVPSGAAVLVTVKAAGLGDVVGQVAGSRPSEVLSLLNGIEHMEALRAALPGDAVVGGAYAGETTRDLDADGPVVVRHRGELLRVTVPGSASGTAAVAALQASDLPVVVDGTETEVLWSKLRFLAPLALLTSVHHDGLGAALDIDADLTATLLAEVAAVATAEGVPTTGADLAAILHGLPAAMRSSLQADLEAGHAGELDAIGGAVSRRGARHGVATPAVDDVVARLDAEV; encoded by the coding sequence ATGAGCAACGCCGCCACCGCCGGACCTCCTGCCGCTCCCGGACCGCTCGCCGTCGTCGGGCCGGGCGCCGTCGGCTGCCTCGTCGCGGCGTTCCTGCACCGTGCGGGCGCCGACGTCGTGCTGGTCGGCCGACCGCGCACGGTCGGGCGGCTCCGGGACGGCCTGCGCGTCGACACCGACCGCTACGGGAGCTGGACCGCCACCGTGCCGGCGACCACCGAGGTGCCGTCCGGCGCCGCCGTCCTGGTCACGGTGAAGGCGGCCGGTCTCGGCGACGTCGTGGGCCAGGTCGCCGGTTCCCGCCCGTCCGAGGTGCTGTCCCTGCTCAACGGGATCGAGCACATGGAGGCCCTGCGCGCGGCGCTGCCCGGTGACGCCGTCGTCGGCGGCGCGTACGCGGGGGAGACGACCCGTGACCTCGACGCGGACGGTCCCGTCGTCGTCCGGCACCGCGGCGAGCTGCTGCGCGTGACCGTGCCGGGGTCGGCGTCCGGCACGGCGGCGGTGGCGGCGCTGCAGGCCTCCGACCTGCCCGTCGTCGTGGACGGCACGGAGACCGAGGTGCTGTGGTCGAAGCTGCGGTTCCTCGCGCCGCTGGCGCTGCTGACCTCGGTGCACCACGACGGGCTCGGGGCGGCCCTGGACATCGACGCCGACCTCACGGCGACGCTCCTGGCGGAGGTCGCAGCCGTGGCGACCGCGGAGGGCGTGCCCACCACGGGCGCCGACCTCGCCGCGATCCTGCACGGCCTGCCGGCCGCGATGCGGTCCTCGCTGCAGGCGGACCTGGAGGCCGGGCACGCGGGCGAGCTGGACGCCATCGGCGGCGCCGTCTCGCGCCGGGGCGCCCGGCACGGCGTGGCGACACCGGCCGTCGACGACGTCGTGGCCCGGCTCGACGCGGAGGTCTGA
- the mqo gene encoding malate dehydrogenase (quinone): MSATLGTLIQQLEPTWSVRILERLDDVALESSNPWNNAGTGHAALCELNYTPEKADGTIDISKAVAINEQFETSRELWHHLLATGRLANPSFINRTPHMTFVRGEKNVDYLRRRHTSLSAHPLFRDLEFSTDRAEIERWAPLLTADRDPAEPIAATRSAAGTDVDFGNLTRQLVDGMVANGAELQLQREVTSLRRVKGGGWRLRVKDRSWNARPRTSTVTARFVFVGAGGGALPLLQSARIPEIKGFGGFPISGEFLRTSDPELVAQHQAKVYGKADVGAPPMSVPHLDTRVVDGQSYLMFGPYAGFSPKYLKKGKYLGLITSLRANNLGSMLGAGVKNLDLTQYLVGQVVAAPETKFQALQQFMPTAHPKHWEKITAGQRVQVIKRDADGKGVLQFGTEIVAAADGSIAGLLGASPGASTAVSAMVDVLERCFPQQFAAWRPRLATMMPSLDGVPADAREIAATVDAATELSVAQLAAQNGGVLPSSVYDQQADLRG, from the coding sequence ATGAGCGCCACCCTCGGCACGCTCATCCAGCAGCTCGAGCCGACCTGGTCCGTCCGCATCCTCGAGCGCCTCGACGACGTCGCGCTGGAGTCCTCCAACCCGTGGAACAACGCCGGCACCGGCCACGCCGCGCTCTGCGAGCTGAACTACACCCCGGAGAAGGCCGACGGCACGATCGACATCTCCAAGGCGGTGGCGATCAACGAGCAGTTCGAGACCTCGCGCGAGCTCTGGCACCACCTGCTGGCCACCGGCCGCCTCGCCAACCCGTCGTTCATCAACCGCACCCCGCACATGACGTTCGTGCGCGGCGAGAAGAACGTCGACTACCTGCGCCGCCGGCACACCTCGCTGAGCGCGCACCCGCTGTTCCGCGACCTCGAGTTCTCCACGGACCGCGCCGAGATCGAGCGCTGGGCCCCGCTCCTCACCGCCGACCGCGACCCCGCCGAGCCCATCGCCGCCACGCGCTCCGCCGCGGGCACCGACGTCGACTTCGGCAACCTCACCCGCCAGCTCGTCGACGGGATGGTCGCCAACGGCGCCGAGCTGCAGCTCCAGCGCGAGGTCACCTCGCTGCGGCGCGTCAAGGGCGGCGGCTGGCGCCTGCGCGTCAAGGACCGGTCCTGGAACGCCCGCCCCCGCACCTCGACCGTCACGGCCCGCTTCGTGTTCGTCGGCGCCGGCGGCGGCGCGCTGCCGCTGCTCCAGTCGGCCCGCATCCCCGAGATCAAGGGCTTCGGCGGCTTCCCGATCTCCGGCGAGTTCCTGCGCACCTCCGACCCCGAGCTCGTCGCCCAGCACCAGGCCAAGGTGTACGGCAAGGCCGACGTCGGCGCCCCGCCGATGTCCGTGCCGCACCTGGACACCCGCGTCGTGGACGGCCAGAGCTACCTCATGTTCGGCCCGTACGCCGGGTTCAGCCCCAAGTACCTCAAGAAGGGCAAGTACCTGGGCCTGATCACGTCCCTGCGGGCGAACAACCTCGGCTCGATGCTCGGCGCCGGGGTGAAGAACCTCGACCTCACCCAGTACCTCGTGGGGCAGGTCGTCGCCGCGCCGGAGACGAAGTTCCAGGCCCTCCAGCAGTTCATGCCGACCGCGCACCCGAAGCACTGGGAGAAGATCACCGCCGGCCAGCGCGTGCAGGTCATCAAGCGCGACGCCGACGGCAAGGGCGTCCTGCAGTTCGGCACGGAGATCGTCGCCGCCGCCGACGGCTCGATCGCGGGCCTGCTCGGCGCCTCCCCGGGCGCCTCGACGGCCGTGTCCGCGATGGTCGACGTGCTCGAGCGCTGCTTCCCGCAGCAGTTCGCCGCCTGGCGCCCGCGGCTGGCCACGATGATGCCGAGCCTGGACGGCGTGCCCGCCGACGCCCGCGAGATCGCCGCGACGGTCGACGCCGCCACCGAGCTCTCCGTGGCCCAGCTCGCCGCGCAGAACGGCGGCGTGCTGCCCTCCAGCGTCTACGACCAGCAGGCCGACCTGCGCGGCTGA